Proteins from a genomic interval of Pelotomaculum isophthalicicum JI:
- a CDS encoding efflux RND transporter periplasmic adaptor subunit, with amino-acid sequence MNEYIWYTGKGFYGRAKEERRATRRNRTHSEFNRMAADFPCTKGPEGNLRRAAKGVIVLEAKLALKSKTGIVIAFSLILLFVGFVAFNYVRHSEKEKITVNKTETVPVQVAEATLMNLQRVLELTGEIKPAAVVDVHPKVGGEIIEKIFVETGDYVKNGDLIAVLDDDVIKAQLEEATAGLAAAEAGLGQSEANLALLEKDRLRVESLYKENAVSKQELDHINAQYDAAVESKKLAGAQIEKAKAVLNQLQILYREHSIYAPIPGFVAARYVEQGNRTDPAKPVIRISREDELKIVCSVTEKDFPYLKKGMEAEITADAFPEKVFKGVVSVISPTIDPATRTAEIEIHIPNEEYELRSGMFTRIKLHLGERKVLAIPTESVNKMPGTGSYFVYVVEDDKATLKNVKTGITQGNFTEITDGLTEKNLVVTRGQNRLSDGAQVSIEERGVAGSEAS; translated from the coding sequence TTGAACGAATATATCTGGTACACAGGTAAGGGGTTTTATGGCCGCGCCAAAGAGGAGCGGCGCGCGACCCGGAGGAACCGCACCCACAGTGAATTTAACCGGATGGCGGCCGACTTCCCCTGCACGAAGGGGCCGGAGGGGAATTTGCGCCGGGCAGCGAAGGGGGTTATCGTTTTGGAAGCCAAGTTGGCTCTCAAAAGCAAAACAGGGATCGTCATTGCTTTTAGCTTGATTTTGCTCTTTGTTGGGTTTGTTGCCTTTAATTACGTTCGGCATAGTGAAAAGGAAAAGATTACTGTCAACAAAACGGAAACTGTACCTGTACAGGTGGCCGAAGCAACGCTAATGAACCTGCAGCGGGTACTGGAACTGACAGGAGAGATCAAACCGGCAGCCGTGGTAGACGTCCACCCCAAGGTCGGGGGGGAAATTATTGAGAAAATATTCGTAGAAACCGGCGATTACGTTAAAAATGGAGACCTGATAGCTGTTTTAGATGATGATGTCATAAAAGCCCAGCTTGAAGAAGCGACGGCAGGCCTGGCTGCTGCGGAGGCCGGCTTAGGGCAGAGCGAGGCGAATCTGGCACTATTAGAAAAAGACCGGTTGCGTGTGGAAAGTCTTTACAAGGAAAATGCTGTATCCAAACAAGAACTGGACCATATAAATGCTCAGTACGATGCTGCCGTAGAATCAAAAAAACTAGCGGGCGCCCAGATCGAGAAGGCGAAAGCAGTTTTAAACCAGCTGCAGATACTTTACCGCGAGCACAGTATATATGCGCCCATCCCGGGATTTGTCGCCGCCCGCTACGTGGAGCAGGGCAACCGGACAGATCCAGCGAAACCGGTGATCCGCATTTCCCGGGAAGATGAACTAAAAATCGTCTGCAGCGTGACCGAAAAAGACTTTCCCTATCTCAAAAAGGGGATGGAAGCAGAAATAACCGCAGATGCTTTCCCCGAAAAAGTTTTTAAAGGGGTTGTCTCGGTTATCAGCCCGACCATTGACCCGGCCACCCGGACAGCCGAAATTGAAATACATATCCCCAATGAGGAATATGAGCTTCGTTCCGGTATGTTTACCCGTATCAAATTACATTTAGGCGAACGGAAAGTCCTGGCGATTCCCACCGAATCCGTTAACAAAATGCCGGGAACGGGAAGCTATTTTGTATATGTCGTTGAAGACGACAAAGCAACCTTAAAAAATGTTAAAACGGGCATCACGCAGGGTAATTTTACCGAGATAACTGACGGATTGACTGAAAAAAATCTGGTCGTTACCAGAGGGCAGAACCGGCTTTCCGACGGGGCGCAGGTATCTATAGAGGAAAGAGGTGTTGCGGGCAGTGAGGCTTCCTGA
- a CDS encoding TetR/AcrR family transcriptional regulator translates to MKKDKPSRKEREQLRRRTEILQAALELFSQKGYHNVSMHEIAVRAEFAVGTLYKFFKNKEELYKEILMQTAMLFHSALSKALEEKEDEYARVKNYLKTKCKIFMENILSVRLYFAVSGAGVSFNVRRGLETELRSFYDQIIQKLAAVFEKGIQKEIFRPLDPYYLALALDSISSAFLFCWMEDPDRHPVDTDLIDKIFFERIYLVHR, encoded by the coding sequence GTGAAAAAGGATAAACCTTCCAGAAAAGAACGGGAACAACTGCGGCGGCGGACGGAAATTCTGCAAGCTGCGCTGGAGTTATTCTCGCAAAAGGGTTATCATAACGTTTCCATGCACGAAATAGCCGTTCGGGCAGAATTTGCCGTGGGCACTCTTTATAAGTTCTTCAAAAATAAGGAGGAACTATATAAAGAGATCTTAATGCAGACGGCAATGCTGTTTCATTCTGCTTTATCGAAAGCGCTGGAAGAAAAGGAGGACGAGTATGCCAGGGTAAAAAATTATCTAAAAACAAAATGTAAAATTTTTATGGAAAACATCCTGTCGGTGCGGCTTTACTTTGCAGTGTCGGGTGCCGGCGTTAGCTTTAATGTCAGGAGGGGGTTAGAAACTGAATTGCGCAGTTTCTATGACCAGATAATCCAAAAGCTGGCTGCTGTTTTTGAAAAAGGCATTCAAAAGGAGATTTTCCGCCCGCTTGACCCGTATTACCTGGCTTTGGCCCTTGACAGTATAAGCAGTGCCTTTCTTTTTTGCTGGATGGAAGACCCCGATAGACATCCTGTTGACACAGACCTGATCGATAAAATCTTCTTTGAACGAATATATCTGGTACACAGGTAA